The following are from one region of the Pristiophorus japonicus isolate sPriJap1 chromosome 24, sPriJap1.hap1, whole genome shotgun sequence genome:
- the LOC139237805 gene encoding dynein light chain Tctex-type 5-like has product MDRRRVSLVPARVTEKRMSISTRGRTNSIPLLSKATIELARLKGRASLGNVLSEAHPPSFTFSGLLVAKRLTKNLKERTALRITAKKPAVTKIINEQVPPFCSSPPQKFCTFPVQRFLEEYLPDKLKGVSYGPALAGRLAKEMSEEIKEFAKVDLPPRYKLVCIVTLGERSNEDALLTSRALWDSHADTFVSHCYENGTVFCAASIFAVYCE; this is encoded by the exons ATGGACAGAAGGAGAGTGAGCCTGGTCCCTGCCCGAGTCACAGAGAAAAGAATGTCTATCTCAACCAGAGGAAGGACCAATAGCATTCCTTTACTAAGCAAAGCAACAATCGAG CTTGCAAGGCTGAAAGGGAGAGCCTCTCTGGGGAATGTTTTAAGTGAAGCACACCCTCCCTCCTTTACCTTCAGTGGGCTTCTCGTTGCCAAGAGACTGACAAAGAATTTGAAG GAAAGAACTGCTTTGAGGATAACGGCAAAGAAACCAGCTGTCACCAAGATCATAAATGAACAG GTGCCCCCGTTCTGCTCAAGCCCCCCGCAGAAGTTTTGCACCTTCCCCGTTCAGCGTTTCCTGGAGGAATACCTGCCCGACAAGCTGAAGGGCGTCTCCTATGGCCCCGCTCTCGCAGGTAGGCTCGCCAAGGAGATGAGCGAGGAGATCAAGGAGTTTGCGAAGGTGGATCTGCCGCCCAGATACAAGCTGGTGTGCATCGTGACGCTGGGCGAGAGGAGCAACGAGGATGCCCTGCTGACCAGCCGTGCTCTCTGGGACTCCCACGCCGACACCTTTGTTTCGCACTGTTACGAGAACGGAACCGTGTTCTGCGCAGCCAGCATCTTTGCCGTATACTGTGAATGA